A genome region from Paracoccus stylophorae includes the following:
- a CDS encoding MarR family winged helix-turn-helix transcriptional regulator — translation MSDLSKRRLKTWIRLLGVTRGAENRLRDYLRREHGTTLPRFDVMAALWRRREGVTMSELSRMLLVSNGNATAVVDRLERDGLVQRESEDGDRRRIRVRLTPVGLTAFEAMAEGHEAEVDAIFANLSETDLETMRDIVMRAGRQA, via the coding sequence ATGAGCGATCTGTCCAAGCGCCGGCTGAAGACCTGGATCCGCCTGCTGGGCGTGACCCGCGGGGCGGAAAACCGGCTGCGCGACTATCTGCGCCGCGAACACGGCACCACCCTGCCGCGTTTCGACGTCATGGCCGCGCTGTGGCGGCGGCGCGAGGGCGTCACCATGTCCGAATTGTCGCGGATGCTGCTGGTGTCGAACGGCAATGCGACGGCGGTCGTGGACCGGCTGGAACGCGACGGTCTGGTCCAGCGCGAATCCGAGGATGGCGACCGCCGCCGCATTCGCGTGCGGCTGACGCCGGTGGGGCTGACCGCGTTCGAGGCGATGGCCGAAGGGCACGAGGCCGAGGTGGACGCGATCTTCGCCAATCTCAGCGAAACCGATCTTGAAACGATGCGCGACATCGTCATGCGCGCGGGGAGACAGGCATGA
- a CDS encoding acyl-CoA dehydrogenase family protein, whose translation MDRSFLDWPFFEDRHRDLAAALDEWAGASLPVDHGDVDAACRGLVRDLGAAGWLRHSGGEVLDIRSLCLIRETLARHDGLADFAFAMQGLGMGAVSLFGTPAQREWLDRTRAGRAISAFALTEPGSGSDVARTATTARRDGDEWVLDGEKTYISNGGIADLYVIFARTGEAAGARGLSAFLMPADVAGLGIVSRIEVMAPHPLAHLRLDGVRLPADALIGEAGGGFRIAMTVLDHFRPTVGAAALGFARRALDEAMGRVTDRQLFGAPMSDLQMVQGHLADMALKVDAAALLVYRAAWTKDRGAARITREAAMAKLYATEAAHDVIDRAVQLFGGDGVRVGTPVESLYREIRALRIYEGASDVQKLVVARAALADFHGGQG comes from the coding sequence ATGGATCGAAGCTTTCTGGACTGGCCGTTTTTCGAGGATCGCCACCGCGATCTGGCCGCCGCGCTGGACGAGTGGGCCGGCGCGTCCCTGCCGGTCGATCACGGCGACGTGGACGCGGCCTGTCGCGGACTGGTGCGCGATCTGGGCGCGGCGGGCTGGTTGCGCCATTCGGGCGGCGAGGTGCTGGACATCCGCAGCCTGTGCCTGATCCGCGAAACGCTGGCGCGTCACGACGGTCTGGCCGATTTCGCCTTTGCCATGCAGGGTCTGGGCATGGGGGCGGTCAGCCTGTTCGGCACCCCGGCGCAGCGCGAATGGCTGGACCGGACGCGGGCGGGCCGCGCGATCTCGGCCTTTGCCCTGACCGAGCCGGGATCGGGATCGGACGTCGCCCGCACCGCGACGACGGCGCGGCGCGACGGGGACGAGTGGGTTCTGGACGGCGAAAAGACCTATATCTCGAATGGCGGGATCGCGGATCTGTATGTGATCTTCGCGCGCACCGGCGAGGCTGCGGGGGCCAGGGGCCTGTCGGCCTTTCTGATGCCCGCCGATGTCGCCGGGCTGGGTATCGTCAGCCGGATCGAGGTGATGGCCCCGCACCCGCTGGCCCATCTGCGGCTGGACGGGGTGCGGCTGCCGGCGGATGCGCTGATCGGAGAGGCCGGCGGCGGTTTTCGCATCGCCATGACCGTGCTGGACCATTTCCGTCCGACCGTGGGCGCGGCCGCGTTGGGGTTTGCCCGCCGCGCGCTGGACGAGGCGATGGGTCGGGTGACGGATCGGCAGCTTTTCGGCGCGCCGATGTCAGATCTGCAGATGGTCCAGGGTCACCTGGCCGACATGGCGCTGAAGGTCGATGCGGCCGCGCTGCTGGTCTATCGCGCCGCCTGGACCAAGGACCGGGGCGCGGCGCGGATCACGCGCGAGGCGGCGATGGCCAAGCTGTATGCGACCGAGGCGGCGCACGACGTGATCGACCGCGCCGTGCAGCTGTTCGGCGGCGACGGCGTCCGGGTCGGCACCCCGGTCGAAAGCCTTTACCGAGAGATCAGGGCGCTGCGCATCTACGAGGGTGCCAGCGATGTGCAGAAACTGGTCGTCGCGCGCGCCGCGCTGGCCGATTTTCACGGAGGACAAGGATGA
- a CDS encoding cupin domain-containing protein yields MTELAGGITREGEGLDDVEWNILGQRYFPKADSDDAFAFETNSEPGQFVPVHIHATQDEYILMQEGELHVKLDGVWSVARAGDLVRMPRGVPHGYFNKSDRPAKALFWVAPAGRLRALFETLHDMTDVDEVVRVSARHDVEFLPPDANE; encoded by the coding sequence ATGACCGAACTTGCCGGCGGGATCACGCGCGAGGGTGAAGGGCTGGACGATGTCGAATGGAACATCCTGGGCCAGCGGTATTTTCCCAAGGCCGACAGCGACGATGCCTTCGCGTTCGAGACGAACAGCGAGCCGGGCCAGTTCGTGCCCGTCCACATCCACGCCACGCAGGACGAATACATCCTGATGCAAGAGGGCGAGTTGCACGTCAAGCTGGACGGCGTCTGGTCGGTCGCGCGGGCGGGCGATCTTGTGCGGATGCCGCGCGGGGTGCCGCACGGCTATTTCAACAAGTCAGACAGGCCCGCCAAGGCGCTGTTCTGGGTCGCGCCCGCGGGTAGGCTGCGCGCCCTGTTCGAGACGCTGCACGACATGACCGATGTGGACGAGGTCGTGCGCGTCTCGGCCCGCCACGATGTCGAGTTCCTGCCGCCGGACGCCAACGAATGA
- a CDS encoding AMP-binding protein: protein MHKLGPSGHTDSFARDHLPAPEAWPEIEQSRFDYPDWLNVGAELTDRMVERGFGDRNALVGNGRARTYKELADWTNRLAHALVDDYGVKPGNRILIRSANNPAMVACWLAATKVGAVVVNTMPMLRAGELGKVIDKAQITHALCDTRLMGDLVAAANVSDYLDTVVGFDGTANHDAELDRAALTKPVQFDAVRTGRDDVALLGFTSGSTGEPKATMHFHRDLLIIADGYAKEVLGVTPDDVFVGSPPLAFTFGLGGLAVFPLRFGASAVLLENASPPNMIEIIQKHRATICFTAPTAYRVMLRAMEQGADLSSLRVAVSAGETLPAPVWEEWRDKTGKPLLDGIGSTEMLHIFITNRLDDSHPGCTGRPVGGYRARIVDEDGQELPRGELGRLAVIGPTGCRYLDDARQGDYVQNGWNLTGDTFWQDEDGRFHFAARSDDIILSSGYNIAGPDVEAALLAHDDVLECAVIGVPDSQRGQIVQAHVVLAQGVAADQATVERLQRHVKDTIAPFKYPRSVIFCDTLPKTQTGKIQRFRLKP, encoded by the coding sequence ATGCACAAACTGGGACCAAGCGGACATACCGACAGTTTCGCCCGCGACCATCTGCCCGCGCCCGAAGCGTGGCCCGAGATCGAGCAGTCGCGGTTCGACTATCCCGACTGGCTGAATGTCGGCGCCGAACTGACCGACCGGATGGTCGAGCGCGGATTCGGCGACCGCAACGCGCTGGTCGGCAACGGGCGCGCGCGCACCTACAAGGAACTGGCCGACTGGACCAACCGCCTGGCCCATGCGCTGGTCGACGATTACGGCGTGAAACCCGGCAACCGCATCCTGATCCGGTCCGCCAACAATCCCGCCATGGTCGCCTGCTGGCTGGCGGCGACCAAGGTGGGCGCGGTCGTGGTCAACACGATGCCGATGCTGCGGGCGGGCGAATTGGGCAAGGTGATCGACAAGGCGCAGATCACCCATGCGCTGTGCGACACCCGGCTGATGGGCGATCTGGTGGCCGCGGCCAACGTCTCGGACTATCTGGACACGGTGGTAGGCTTCGACGGCACCGCCAATCACGACGCCGAACTTGATCGCGCCGCCCTGACCAAGCCCGTGCAGTTCGACGCCGTGCGCACCGGCCGCGACGATGTGGCGCTGCTGGGCTTCACCAGCGGCAGCACCGGCGAGCCGAAAGCGACGATGCATTTCCACCGCGATCTGCTGATCATCGCCGACGGCTATGCCAAGGAGGTCCTGGGCGTGACGCCCGACGACGTGTTCGTCGGCAGCCCGCCCCTGGCCTTCACCTTCGGGCTTGGCGGGCTGGCGGTGTTTCCGCTGCGCTTCGGCGCCTCGGCGGTGCTGCTGGAGAACGCCTCGCCGCCCAACATGATCGAGATCATTCAAAAGCACCGCGCGACGATCTGCTTTACCGCGCCCACCGCCTATCGCGTGATGCTGCGGGCGATGGAACAGGGCGCGGATCTGTCCAGCCTGCGCGTCGCCGTCAGCGCCGGCGAAACCCTGCCCGCCCCCGTGTGGGAGGAATGGCGCGACAAGACCGGCAAGCCGCTGCTGGACGGCATCGGCTCGACCGAGATGCTGCACATCTTCATCACCAACCGTCTTGACGACAGCCATCCGGGCTGCACCGGACGCCCGGTCGGCGGCTATCGCGCCCGGATCGTGGATGAGGACGGCCAGGAACTGCCGCGCGGAGAGTTGGGCCGGCTGGCGGTGATCGGGCCGACCGGCTGCCGTTACCTGGATGACGCGCGGCAGGGGGATTACGTCCAGAACGGCTGGAACCTGACCGGCGACACGTTCTGGCAGGACGAGGACGGTCGGTTCCATTTTGCCGCGCGGTCGGACGACATCATCCTGTCCTCGGGCTACAACATCGCCGGACCCGATGTCGAAGCCGCGCTGCTGGCCCATGACGACGTGCTGGAATGCGCGGTGATCGGCGTGCCCGATTCGCAGCGCGGGCAGATCGTGCAGGCCCATGTCGTGCTGGCCCAGGGCGTTGCGGCCGATCAGGCGACGGTCGAACGCCTGCAACGCCACGTCAAGGACACGATCGCGCCGTTCAAATACCCGCG
- a CDS encoding RidA family protein has protein sequence MHEKLHPPHWKRAVGYSNGISARGRMVLTGGLVGWDADQQFQTDDLAGQVRQALENVVAVLAEGGAGPEHLVRLTWYVTDKREYLASLREIGAAYRDVLGKNFPAIALVQVADLVEDRAKVEIEATAIVPD, from the coding sequence ATGCATGAGAAACTGCACCCCCCGCATTGGAAACGCGCCGTCGGATATTCGAACGGCATTTCGGCGCGCGGCCGGATGGTCCTGACCGGAGGGCTGGTGGGCTGGGACGCCGATCAGCAGTTCCAGACCGACGATCTGGCCGGTCAGGTCCGCCAGGCGCTGGAAAACGTCGTGGCGGTTCTGGCCGAAGGCGGGGCCGGGCCGGAACATCTGGTGCGGCTGACCTGGTATGTGACCGACAAGCGCGAATATCTGGCCTCGCTTCGCGAGATCGGGGCCGCCTATCGCGACGTGCTGGGCAAGAATTTCCCCGCCATCGCGCTGGTGCAGGTCGCCGATCTGGTCGAGGACCGCGCCAAGGTCGAGATCGAGGCCACCGCGATCGTGCCGGACTGA
- a CDS encoding acyl-CoA thioesterase, protein MSYDRTIAIEFCHCDPAGIVFYPRYAEMVNHMVENFFIDRVGYSFGRMMDEGYGMPTARLEIDFRKPARLGDRLDWRLTVEHVGRSSARFLICAEDRLEARSTVVWMDRGFVPAPWPDHIRPILETHHA, encoded by the coding sequence ATGAGCTATGACCGCACCATCGCGATCGAGTTCTGCCATTGCGACCCGGCCGGCATCGTCTTTTATCCGCGCTATGCCGAGATGGTGAACCACATGGTGGAAAACTTTTTCATCGACCGCGTGGGCTATTCCTTCGGGCGCATGATGGACGAGGGTTACGGCATGCCCACCGCGCGGCTCGAGATCGATTTCCGCAAGCCCGCGCGTCTGGGCGACCGGCTGGACTGGCGGCTGACGGTCGAACATGTCGGCCGCAGCAGCGCCCGGTTCCTAATTTGCGCCGAAGACCGGCTTGAGGCGCGCAGCACCGTGGTCTGGATGGATCGCGGCTTTGTGCCCGCGCCCTGGCCCGACCATATCCGCCCCATTCTGGAGACACATCATGCATGA
- a CDS encoding enoyl-CoA hydratase family protein: MKPISMAGLTPKHFQWQVRDRIATIRLNRPERKNPLTFDSYAELGRAFRDLAHADDVDVVVLASNGGNFCSGGDVHEIIGPLVGMEMPELLAFTRMTGELVKAMIHCGRPIVASVEGICVGAGAIMAMASDLRLATPTAKTAFLFTRVGLAGCDMGACAMLPRIVGQGRAAELLYTGRVLRADEGERWGFWNGLHEDVEAAAMDLARKIAAGPTWAHGITKTQLNQEWNMGLDQAIESEAQAQAICMQTRDFERAYRAFAAKETPVFEGN; this comes from the coding sequence ATGAAACCGATCAGCATGGCCGGGCTGACGCCCAAACATTTCCAGTGGCAGGTCCGGGACCGGATCGCGACGATCCGGCTGAACCGCCCCGAGCGCAAGAACCCGCTGACCTTCGACAGCTATGCCGAGCTGGGGCGCGCGTTCCGCGACCTTGCCCATGCCGATGACGTGGACGTGGTCGTGCTGGCCAGCAATGGCGGGAATTTCTGCTCGGGCGGCGACGTGCACGAGATCATCGGCCCGCTGGTCGGGATGGAGATGCCCGAATTGCTGGCCTTTACCCGCATGACCGGCGAGTTGGTCAAGGCGATGATCCATTGCGGCCGGCCGATCGTCGCCTCGGTCGAAGGGATCTGCGTCGGCGCCGGCGCGATCATGGCGATGGCCAGCGATCTGCGGCTGGCGACGCCCACGGCCAAGACGGCGTTTTTGTTCACCCGCGTCGGTCTGGCCGGCTGCGACATGGGCGCCTGCGCGATGCTGCCCCGGATCGTGGGACAGGGCCGCGCGGCGGAACTGCTGTATACCGGCCGCGTGCTGCGCGCGGATGAGGGCGAACGATGGGGATTCTGGAACGGCCTGCACGAGGATGTCGAGGCCGCGGCGATGGATCTGGCGCGAAAGATCGCGGCCGGGCCGACATGGGCGCACGGGATCACCAAGACGCAGCTGAATCAGGAATGGAACATGGGGTTGGATCAGGCCATCGAGTCCGAGGCGCAGGCGCAGGCGATCTGCATGCAGACCCGCGATTTCGAACGCGCCTATCGCGCCTTCGCGGCCAAAGAGACGCCGGTTTTCGAAGGCAACTGA